The Streptomyces sp. Mut1 genome window below encodes:
- the rpsA gene encoding 30S ribosomal protein S1, whose protein sequence is MTSSTETTATTPQVAVNDIGDADAFLAAIDETIKYFNDGDIVDGVIVKVDRDEVLLDIGYKTEGVIPSRELSIKHDVDPNEVVKVGDEIEALVLQKEDKEGRLILSKKRAQYERAWGTIEKIKEEDGIVTGTVIEVVKGGLILDIGLRGFLPASLVEMRRVRDLQPYVGKELEAKIIELDKNRNNVVLSRRAWLEQTQSEVRQTFLTTLQKGQVRSGVVSSIVNFGAFVDLGGVDGLVHVSELSWKHIDHPSEVVEVGQEVTVEVLDVDMDRERVSLSLKATQEDPWQQFARTHQIGQVVPGKVTKLVPFGAFVRVDEGIEGLVHISELAERHVEIPEQVVQVNDEIFVKVIDIDLERRRISLSLKQANESFGGDPASVEFDPTLYGMAASYDDQGNYIYPEGFDPETNDWLEGFEAQREVWETQYAEAQQRFEQHQAQVIKSREADEAAAAEGAAAPAGNAPAASGGSGGGSYSSESADNSGALASDEALAALREKLAGGQS, encoded by the coding sequence ATGACGAGCAGCACCGAGACCACCGCCACCACTCCGCAGGTTGCGGTCAACGACATCGGCGACGCGGACGCGTTCCTCGCGGCGATCGACGAGACGATCAAGTACTTCAACGACGGCGACATCGTTGACGGTGTCATCGTCAAGGTTGACCGGGACGAGGTTCTCCTCGACATCGGTTACAAGACCGAAGGCGTCATCCCGAGCCGCGAGCTCTCGATCAAGCACGACGTCGACCCGAACGAGGTCGTCAAGGTCGGTGACGAGATCGAGGCCCTGGTTCTCCAGAAGGAGGACAAGGAAGGCCGCCTGATCCTCTCGAAGAAGCGCGCTCAGTACGAGCGTGCCTGGGGCACCATCGAGAAGATCAAGGAAGAAGACGGCATCGTCACCGGTACCGTCATCGAGGTCGTCAAGGGTGGTCTCATCCTCGACATCGGCCTCCGCGGCTTCCTGCCGGCGTCGCTCGTCGAGATGCGCCGCGTCCGCGACCTCCAGCCGTACGTGGGCAAGGAGCTCGAAGCCAAGATCATCGAGCTGGACAAGAACCGCAACAACGTGGTCCTGTCCCGCCGTGCCTGGCTCGAGCAGACCCAGTCCGAGGTCCGTCAGACGTTCCTCACGACCCTCCAGAAGGGTCAGGTCCGCTCCGGCGTCGTCTCCTCGATCGTCAACTTCGGTGCCTTCGTGGACCTGGGTGGCGTCGACGGTCTGGTGCACGTCTCCGAGCTGTCCTGGAAGCACATCGACCACCCCTCCGAGGTTGTCGAGGTCGGCCAGGAAGTCACCGTCGAGGTCCTCGACGTCGACATGGACCGCGAGCGCGTGTCCCTGTCGCTCAAGGCGACGCAGGAAGACCCGTGGCAGCAGTTCGCCCGTACGCACCAGATCGGGCAGGTCGTTCCCGGTAAGGTCACCAAGCTCGTTCCGTTCGGTGCGTTCGTGCGCGTCGACGAGGGCATCGAGGGCCTGGTCCACATCTCCGAGCTGGCCGAGCGCCACGTGGAGATCCCGGAGCAGGTCGTCCAGGTCAACGACGAGATCTTCGTCAAGGTCATCGACATCGACCTGGAGCGCCGTCGCATCAGCCTCTCGCTGAAGCAGGCCAACGAGTCCTTCGGTGGCGACCCGGCCTCGGTCGAGTTCGACCCGACCCTGTACGGCATGGCCGCGTCCTACGACGACCAGGGCAACTACATCTACCCCGAGGGCTTCGACCCCGAGACCAACGACTGGCTCGAGGGCTTCGAGGCTCAGCGCGAGGTCTGGGAGACCCAGTACGCCGAGGCGCAGCAGCGCTTCGAGCAGCACCAGGCCCAGGTCATCAAGTCCCGCGAGGCCGACGAGGCCGCTGCCGCCGAGGGCGCTGCCGCCCCCGCCGGCAACGCCCCGGCCGCCTCGGGCGGCAGCGGTGGCGGCTCGTACTCCTCGGAGTCGGCGGACAACTCCGGCGCCCTGGCGTCGGACGAGGCCCTTGCCGCTCTGCGCGAGAAGCTGGCGGGCGGCCAGAGCTGA
- a CDS encoding class I SAM-dependent methyltransferase produces the protein MSQEMYAAEPEATRRNAGGTESSRASRGWWDRNADEYQSDHGAFLGDDRFVWGPEGLDEADAGLLGPAAALKDLDVLEIGAGAAQCSRWLAARGARPVALDLSHRQLQHALRIGEDVPLVEADAGRLPFRDNSFDLACSAYGAVPFVADPVQVFREVHRVLRPGGRWVFSVTHPIRWAFPDEPGPEGLSVAASYFDRTPYVEQDERGEAVYVEHHRTLGDRVRDVVAGGFRLADLVEPEWPAWNDQEWGGWSPLRGNLIPGTAIFVCVRD, from the coding sequence ATGAGCCAAGAGATGTACGCCGCCGAACCCGAGGCGACACGCCGGAACGCGGGCGGGACGGAGAGCAGCCGGGCCAGCCGCGGCTGGTGGGACCGCAACGCCGACGAGTACCAGAGCGACCACGGCGCCTTCCTCGGCGACGACCGCTTCGTCTGGGGCCCGGAGGGCCTGGACGAGGCGGATGCCGGACTCCTCGGCCCCGCCGCCGCGCTGAAGGACCTCGACGTCCTGGAGATCGGCGCCGGCGCGGCGCAGTGCTCGCGCTGGCTGGCCGCGCGGGGCGCCCGCCCGGTCGCCCTGGACCTCTCCCACCGCCAGCTCCAGCACGCCCTGCGCATCGGCGAGGACGTCCCGCTGGTCGAGGCGGACGCCGGGCGGCTGCCCTTCCGGGACAACTCCTTCGACCTGGCCTGCTCCGCCTACGGCGCGGTCCCCTTCGTCGCCGACCCGGTCCAGGTCTTCCGGGAGGTCCACCGGGTGCTGCGCCCCGGCGGCCGCTGGGTCTTCTCCGTGACGCACCCCATCCGCTGGGCGTTCCCGGACGAGCCGGGCCCCGAGGGCCTGTCGGTGGCCGCCTCCTACTTCGACCGCACCCCGTACGTCGAGCAGGACGAGCGGGGCGAGGCGGTGTACGTCGAGCACCACCGCACGCTGGGCGACCGGGTGCGGGACGTGGTGGCGGGCGGCTTCCGGCTGGCCGACCTGGTCGAGCCGGAGTGGCCCGCCTGGAACGACCAGGAGTGGGGCGGCTGGTCCCCGCTGCGCGGCAACCTGATCCCGGGCACCGCGATCTTCGTCTGCGTACGCGACTGA
- the hrpB gene encoding ATP-dependent helicase HrpB: MIRTDALDLLPVRSAVPALRRALDDRGVAVLCAPPGTGKTTLVPLVLAGLTGDGPVRRVVVAEPRRIAARAAARRMAWLLGERAGERVGFTVRGERVVGPGTVVEVVTTGVLLQRLQRDQELAGVDAVIIDECHERHLDADTVAAFLLDVREAIRPDLRLVAASATTDAQGWARLLGDAPVIEARGVSHPVEVVWAPPAAPVRPPHGMRVDPALLSHVASVVRRALAEREGDVLCFLPGVGEIGRVAGQLAGAGAEVLQVHGRAPAAVQDAVLAGPSGGRRVVLATSVAESSLTVPGVRTVVDSGLAREPRTDHARGLSALTTVRASQAAGRQRAGRAGREAPGTVYRCWEQAEDGRLARFPSPEIKVADLAAFALQAACWGDPDASGLALLDAPPDGAMAAAREVLAAVGAVGPDGRVTERGVRMSRIGLHPRLARALLDGAAEAGGRRAAEVVALLSEEPPRAYGDDLAAALRTARRGQDGYAARWRQEVRRLSSSVKGDGGGPGGPGTDDAAVGLVAALAFPERVARARGDGAFLMASGTGAELGEGSRLRSAPWLAVAVADRPAHAASARVRLAAVIDEDTARLAAGHLRFAGEEVRWDGRDVVARRVERLGAVELSARPLKRPGPALVREALVEGLRREGPGLLRWSRDAGQLRERLAFLHRELGEPWPDVSDEALLERPEQWLEPELSRAGRRADLAGIDAGQALRRLLPWATGEAVRLDELAPERIEVPSGSRIRVEYGGDQPVLAVKLQELFGLQETPRVAGVPVLVHLLSPAGRPAAVTADLASFWREGYRAVRAELRGRYPRHPWPEDPTTVAATRFTKARLRRE, translated from the coding sequence GTGATCCGCACCGACGCCCTCGACCTGCTGCCCGTCCGCTCCGCCGTGCCCGCGCTGCGGCGGGCGCTCGACGACCGCGGGGTCGCGGTGCTGTGCGCACCCCCGGGCACCGGCAAGACCACGCTCGTCCCGCTCGTCCTGGCCGGGCTGACCGGGGACGGCCCGGTGCGCCGGGTCGTGGTCGCCGAACCGCGCCGGATCGCCGCCCGCGCGGCGGCCCGGCGCATGGCCTGGCTGCTGGGCGAGCGGGCCGGTGAGCGGGTCGGCTTCACCGTGCGCGGCGAGCGGGTGGTGGGCCCCGGCACCGTCGTGGAGGTCGTCACCACCGGGGTCCTGCTCCAGCGGCTGCAACGCGACCAGGAGCTGGCGGGCGTGGACGCGGTGATCATCGACGAGTGCCACGAGCGCCATCTCGACGCGGACACGGTGGCCGCGTTCCTGCTGGACGTGCGCGAGGCGATCCGCCCCGATCTGCGGCTGGTGGCCGCGTCGGCGACGACGGACGCGCAGGGCTGGGCGCGGCTGCTGGGCGACGCCCCGGTGATCGAGGCGCGGGGGGTGTCGCACCCGGTGGAGGTGGTGTGGGCCCCGCCGGCCGCGCCGGTGCGGCCACCGCACGGGATGAGGGTCGATCCGGCGCTGCTGAGCCATGTCGCCTCCGTGGTGCGGCGGGCCCTGGCCGAGCGCGAAGGGGACGTGCTGTGCTTCCTGCCGGGGGTCGGCGAGATCGGCCGGGTGGCCGGCCAGCTGGCCGGGGCGGGGGCCGAGGTGCTCCAGGTGCACGGGCGGGCCCCGGCGGCGGTGCAGGACGCCGTGCTGGCCGGACCGTCCGGAGGGCGGCGCGTCGTGCTGGCGACCTCGGTCGCGGAGTCGTCGCTGACCGTGCCCGGGGTGCGGACGGTGGTCGACTCCGGGCTGGCCAGGGAGCCGCGCACCGACCACGCCCGGGGCCTGAGCGCGCTGACGACGGTACGGGCCTCGCAGGCGGCGGGCCGCCAGCGCGCGGGCCGGGCGGGACGCGAGGCGCCCGGGACGGTCTACCGGTGCTGGGAGCAGGCGGAGGACGGACGGCTCGCCCGGTTCCCGTCCCCGGAGATCAAGGTGGCCGACCTTGCCGCGTTCGCCCTCCAGGCGGCCTGCTGGGGCGACCCGGACGCCTCGGGGCTGGCGCTGCTGGACGCGCCGCCGGACGGGGCGATGGCCGCCGCGCGCGAGGTGCTGGCCGCGGTCGGCGCGGTGGGCCCGGACGGGCGGGTCACCGAGCGGGGGGTGCGCATGTCCCGCATCGGGCTGCACCCCCGGCTGGCCCGCGCGCTGCTGGACGGGGCGGCCGAGGCCGGCGGGCGCCGGGCCGCCGAGGTGGTGGCGCTGCTCAGCGAGGAGCCGCCGCGGGCGTACGGGGACGATCTGGCGGCCGCGCTGCGCACCGCGCGCCGGGGCCAGGACGGTTACGCGGCGCGCTGGCGCCAGGAGGTGCGGCGCCTGTCGTCCTCGGTGAAGGGCGACGGCGGCGGGCCGGGCGGGCCGGGTACCGACGATGCGGCGGTGGGGCTGGTGGCGGCCCTGGCGTTCCCGGAGCGGGTGGCGCGGGCGCGGGGCGACGGGGCGTTCCTGATGGCGTCGGGCACGGGCGCGGAGCTGGGCGAGGGCTCACGGCTGCGCAGCGCGCCCTGGCTGGCCGTCGCGGTCGCGGACCGGCCGGCGCACGCGGCGTCGGCCCGGGTGCGCCTCGCGGCCGTCATCGACGAGGACACCGCGCGCCTGGCGGCCGGGCATCTGCGGTTCGCGGGCGAGGAGGTCCGCTGGGACGGCCGGGACGTGGTGGCCCGCCGGGTGGAGCGCCTGGGGGCGGTCGAGCTGTCGGCGCGCCCGCTGAAGCGGCCCGGTCCGGCGCTGGTCCGCGAGGCCCTGGTGGAGGGGCTGCGGCGGGAGGGGCCCGGTCTGCTGCGCTGGAGCCGGGACGCGGGGCAGCTGCGGGAGCGGCTCGCGTTCCTCCACCGGGAGCTGGGCGAGCCCTGGCCCGACGTGTCGGACGAGGCGCTGCTGGAGCGCCCGGAGCAGTGGCTGGAGCCGGAGCTGTCGCGGGCCGGGCGCCGGGCGGACCTGGCCGGGATCGACGCGGGCCAGGCGCTGCGCAGGCTGCTGCCGTGGGCGACGGGTGAGGCGGTGCGGCTGGACGAGCTGGCGCCGGAGCGGATCGAGGTGCCGAGCGGTTCGCGGATCAGGGTGGAGTACGGCGGGGACCAGCCGGTGCTGGCGGTGAAGCTCCAGGAGCTGTTCGGTCTACAGGAGACCCCGAGGGTGGCCGGCGTACCGGTCCTGGTCCATCTGCTCTCCCCGGCCGGACGGCCCGCCGCGGTGACGGCGGACCTGGCGTCGTTCTGGCGCGAGGGCTACCGGGCGGTGCGGGCGGAGCTGCGCGGCCGGTATCCGAGGCATCCGTGGCCCGAGGACCCCACGACGGTGGCGGCGACCCGGTTCACCAAGGCGCGGCTCAGGCGGGAGTAG
- a CDS encoding DUF3068 domain-containing protein — protein MRRRAGLVLLAFAVFFAALSPLLRWYAFPRLAKIPPSQYQETVLEAKPATLLDYSTLTAKKVDKLTIVQTLKGNVEESERIERTAGRDVVVWDALSYVQGPDGKMVSKIPERYIFDAHSQDPVHATGEMVDGDPVTRDGIEFKWPFLTEKRDYQYFDAQTRTSSPIHYRGTRTFHGLEVYYFEQTVPWTEVPMPKTMPIKGITPQQIARTGMTRWYTTKRMFWVDPVTGAPVNGEEIHREEMRNAKAMGMPQDTVTVFAGHVKMRADYVDSIVDLVKSQRLLVLLLTSYLPWGFLALAAVLLALALWLEARSRRPVPAQAPPTPA, from the coding sequence ATGCGCCGTCGAGCAGGCCTCGTACTCCTGGCCTTCGCCGTCTTCTTCGCCGCGCTGTCACCGCTGCTGCGCTGGTACGCCTTCCCGAGGCTCGCGAAGATCCCGCCCAGCCAGTACCAGGAGACCGTGCTGGAGGCGAAGCCCGCCACGCTGCTCGACTACAGCACCCTCACCGCCAAGAAGGTCGACAAGCTCACCATCGTGCAGACGCTCAAGGGCAACGTCGAGGAGTCCGAGCGGATCGAACGCACCGCGGGCCGTGACGTCGTCGTCTGGGACGCGCTCTCCTACGTCCAGGGCCCCGACGGCAAGATGGTCTCCAAGATCCCCGAGCGCTACATCTTCGACGCCCACAGCCAGGACCCCGTCCACGCCACCGGCGAGATGGTCGACGGCGACCCGGTCACCCGCGACGGCATCGAGTTCAAGTGGCCCTTCCTCACCGAGAAGCGCGACTACCAGTACTTCGACGCGCAGACCCGCACCAGCTCGCCCATCCACTACCGGGGCACCCGCACCTTCCACGGCCTGGAGGTCTACTACTTCGAGCAGACCGTCCCGTGGACCGAGGTCCCCATGCCCAAGACCATGCCCATCAAGGGCATCACCCCGCAGCAGATCGCCAGGACCGGCATGACCCGCTGGTACACCACCAAGCGGATGTTCTGGGTCGACCCCGTCACCGGGGCACCGGTCAACGGCGAGGAGATCCACCGCGAGGAGATGCGCAACGCCAAGGCCATGGGCATGCCCCAGGACACCGTCACGGTGTTCGCCGGACACGTGAAGATGCGCGCGGACTACGTCGACTCGATCGTCGACCTGGTCAAGTCCCAGCGGCTGCTGGTCCTGCTGCTGACCTCGTACCTGCCGTGGGGCTTCCTCGCCCTGGCCGCCGTGCTCCTGGCGCTCGCACTCTGGCTGGAGGCCCGCTCCCGGCGCCCGGTACCGGCGCAGGCGCCTCCTACTCCCGCCTGA
- a CDS encoding SPW_0924 family protein has translation MRALVAAAIGLAAALALVLTVSAVGAPPGETSPKPLLTTVPGPKK, from the coding sequence ATGCGTGCCCTCGTCGCCGCCGCCATCGGACTGGCCGCCGCCCTCGCCCTCGTCCTCACCGTCAGCGCGGTGGGGGCCCCGCCGGGCGAGACGTCCCCCAAGCCCCTGCTGACCACCGTCCCGGGCCCCAAGAAGTAG